From the genome of Papaver somniferum cultivar HN1 chromosome 2, ASM357369v1, whole genome shotgun sequence, one region includes:
- the LOC113351696 gene encoding uncharacterized protein LOC113351696 gives MDVKNAFLHGDLQEEVYMRPPPGMTHPSNQVCKFRKPLYGLKQAPRAWFEKFSNAVLQFGFTQSAYDSAMFTRSTAQGMVILLLYVDDMVITGDDMKGITALKTHLSSCFEIKDLGPLCYFLGLEVNRSSDECFISQVKYASDILQRAGLTDNKTAATPLELNSKLSPFDGKLLPNPTLYRKLVGSLNYLTITRPDISHAVHIVSQFMAAPRTTHYAAVLRILRYIKGTLYQGVKFSSTSDLCLRAYSDSDWAGDITDRRSTTGYCLFLGNSLISWRSKKQNVVSRSSAEAEYRALAHSTSEIVWLRWLLGDMGVHLTAPTLLYCDNKAAIHIAHNDVFHERTKHIEIECHFVRHQYKKRIITLSFVSSELQPADLFTKALSFVRLKLLLSKLNMCSIAC, from the coding sequence atggatgtgaaaaacgcctttcttcatggagatcttcAAGAGGAGGTATATATGCGACCTCCACCTGGAATGACCCATCCTTCTAACCAAGTGTGTAAGTTTCGTAAGCCACtgtatggactcaaacaagcgcctcgtgcttggtttgagaaATTTTCCAATGCTGTTTTACAATTTGGATTCACTCAAAGTGCATATGATTCAGCCATGTTTACTCGTTCTACTGCACAGGGTATGGTCATTCTTCTCCTATACGTAGATGATATGGTTATTACAGGTGATGACATGAAAGGTATTACTGCTCTTAAGACTCATCTTAGCTCCTGTTTTGAAATCAAGGATCTGGGTCCTTTATGTTACTTTCTTGGCTTAGAGGTTAATCGCTCATCTGATGAATGCTTTATTTCTCAAGTGAAATATGCCTCAGATATTCTTCAGCGCGCTGGGTTAACGGATAATAAAACTGCTGCTACACCTCTTGAATTGAATAGTAAGCTTAGTCCTTTTGATGGGAAACTCCTTCCTAATCCTACTTTGTATAGAAAGCTTGTGGGAAGTCTTAATTACTTAACCATTACACGACCAGACATCAGTCATGCAGTGCATATTGTTAGTCAGTTCATGGCAGCTCCACGAACAACTCATTATGCAGCTGTTCTCAGGATCCTACGCTATATCAAGGGTACATTGTATCAAGGTGTTAAATTCTCATCCACTTCTGACCTCTGTCTTCGTGCATATtcagattcagattgggcaggagACATCACAGATCgacgttcaactacagggtattGTTTATTTCTGGGTAATTCTTTGATATCCTGGCGCAGTAAGAAACAAAATGTAGTTTCACGCTCTAGCGCTGAGGCAGAGTATAGAGCTCTTGCACATTCAACTTCAGAAATAGTTTGGCTGCGCTGGCTTTTAGGGGATATGGGAGTTCATCTAACAGCACCCACTCTACTATATTGTGACAATAAGGCTGCTATTCACATTGCTCATAATGATGTCTTTCATGAACGTACTAAACACATTGAGATTGAATGCCACTTTGTTCGTCATCAGTACAAGAAACGGATTATAACCTTATCCTTTGTTTCTTCTGAGTTGCAACCTGCTGACCTTTTCACTAAGGCACTGTCTTTTGTGCGTCTCAAGCTTTtgctttccaaactcaacatgtgCTCTATCGCATGTTGA
- the LOC113351695 gene encoding uncharacterized protein LOC113351695, whose product MKDIGYLSYFLGIEVGMSPTGYFISQVKYASEILQRAGLSDNKITDTPLELNVKYSPTDGTLLYNPTLYRKLVGSLNYLTITRPDISHAVHIVSQFMSAPRSTHYAAVLRILRYIKGSLHQGLCFSSKSDLTLQAYSDSDWAGDITDKKSITGYCVFLGDSLISWRSKKQSVVSRSSDEAEYRALAHTTSQLIWLRWLLCDMGVLISAPTPLYCDNKAAIQIIHNDVFHERTKHIEIDCHFTRHHFKKGTITLPHVKSEFQVVDLFIKTHSAACLRFVISRLKMCTPPP is encoded by the coding sequence atgaaagataTTGGATATTTAAGTtactttcttggcattgaagttggcatgtcacccactggttatttcatATCACAAGTCAAATATGCATCTGAGATTCTACAACGTGCAGGGCTGTCTGACAATAAGATAACTGAcacacctcttgaattgaatGTAAAATACAGTCCTACAGATGGGACTCTATTGTATAATCCGACACTGTATCGTAAACTAGTAGGGAGTCTAAATTACTTGACCATTACGAGACCAGACATAAGTCATGCAGTTCACATAGTCAGTCAGTTTATGTCTGCTCCAAGGTCTACTCATTATGCAGCTGTTCTCAGAATTCTAAGATATATCAAGGGGTCTCTTCATCAAGGTCTGTGTTTCTCATCCAAGTCTGATCTGACTCTTCAAGCTTACTCAGACTCCGATTGGGCTGGGGATATTACAGACAAAAAATCTATTACAGGCTACTGTGTGTTCTTGGGAGACTCGTTGATTTCATGGAGAAGTAAGAAGCAAAGTGTGGTTTCTCGTTCAAGTGATGAAGCAGAGTATAGAGCTCTTGCTCACACCACATCTCAACTCATTTGGTTACGGTGGCTTCTTTGTGATATGGGAGTTCTAATTTCTGCTCCTACACCACTGTATTGTGATAACAAGGCTGCTATTCAAATTATACACAATGATGTCTTCCATGAACGTACAAAACATATCGAGATAGATTGTCATTTTACTCGTCATCATTTTAAGAAAGGTACAATCACTCTTCCGCATGTCAAATCAGAATTTCAAGTGGTTGATCTTTTCATCAAGACTCACTCTGCAGCTTGTCTTCGATTCGTAATTTCCAGACTCAAGATGTGTACTCCACCACCTTGA